From one Methermicoccus shengliensis DSM 18856 genomic stretch:
- a CDS encoding MBL fold metallo-hydrolase: MSSTTYENIEITWLGHASFRLSGVGKVMYIDPYVLDDEPPMADIVLATHEHYDHCPRDNIMRILREDGVVITTRGCASSLVGIQCRRVKDGDVIDVDGVRVEAVPAYNIGKPFHPRGLGVGFIIEMGGVRIYHAGDTDLVPEMENVRADVALLPIGGTYTMSPTEAVEAACKISPKVVIPMHYNYLSGLEQDAHSFALQLKQRAPHIEVRILE, encoded by the coding sequence ATGTCCAGCACTACCTATGAGAACATAGAGATCACATGGCTTGGTCATGCCTCCTTCAGGCTGAGCGGTGTCGGGAAGGTAATGTACATCGACCCATACGTGTTGGATGATGAGCCCCCCATGGCCGACATCGTGCTCGCCACCCACGAGCACTACGACCACTGCCCTCGCGACAACATCATGCGCATCCTCAGGGAGGACGGCGTGGTGATTACAACGAGGGGGTGTGCAAGCTCCCTTGTTGGCATTCAGTGCCGCAGGGTGAAGGACGGTGATGTCATTGATGTCGATGGCGTGAGGGTGGAGGCAGTGCCAGCATACAACATCGGCAAGCCCTTTCATCCAAGAGGGCTCGGTGTGGGCTTCATCATAGAGATGGGTGGTGTGCGCATCTACCACGCTGGCGATACCGACCTCGTTCCCGAGATGGAAAATGTGAGGGCAGATGTCGCCCTTCTGCCCATAGGGGGCACATACACCATGAGCCCCACGGAGGCTGTGGAGGCTGCGTGCAAAATCAGCCCCAAGGTGGTCATTCCCATGCACTACAACTACCTCTCAGGTCTCGAGCAGGACGCCCATAGCTTTGCGCTACAGCTCAAGCAGCGCGCCCCACATATTGAGGTGAGAATACTCGAGTGA
- a CDS encoding ArsA family ATPase: MRTILYTGKGGVGKTTVCAATGIRCAELGKRTVVVSTDTAHSLSDSFDVELHDEPTKITENLWAMEVNPIEELKKNWGAIQDYFMTFLRAQGVEGMEAEEFILFPGMEELFSLMRLKEFDESGRFDVVLVDCAPTAGTLQFLTFPDVIEWYMEHLFDIERKAAKVLRPVTKHVGIPLPEDSVFDSLEDVYEQVRAFASILKDPSRTTIRFVLNPEKMVIKETHRFYSYLSLYGLTVDAAIVNRVIPPEEAREGYFSKWVRLQQEYLRLIEESFSPLPIFKVKLFEREMVGIEMLKRLAGELYGDVDPTGVLHTEPQFTVSSSDGTYTLRMHLPFVTKERVELFQRGEELVVVVGTYKRIIALPTTLAGRRATKSTLKDGILDITFVEG, translated from the coding sequence ATGAGGACGATACTGTACACTGGCAAGGGAGGAGTGGGCAAGACCACCGTGTGCGCTGCCACTGGAATACGGTGCGCAGAGCTTGGCAAACGAACGGTGGTCGTGTCCACCGACACCGCCCACAGCCTCTCAGACTCCTTCGATGTGGAGCTGCACGACGAGCCCACCAAGATAACGGAGAACCTGTGGGCAATGGAGGTCAACCCCATCGAGGAGCTGAAGAAAAACTGGGGTGCGATTCAGGACTACTTCATGACGTTCCTCAGGGCCCAGGGCGTGGAGGGAATGGAGGCAGAGGAGTTCATACTGTTCCCGGGGATGGAGGAGCTCTTCAGCCTCATGCGGTTAAAGGAGTTCGATGAGAGTGGAAGGTTCGATGTGGTGCTCGTGGACTGTGCCCCAACGGCAGGAACGCTGCAGTTTCTGACGTTCCCAGATGTGATTGAGTGGTATATGGAGCACCTGTTCGACATAGAGCGCAAGGCAGCAAAGGTGCTAAGGCCAGTGACCAAGCATGTAGGCATACCGCTTCCAGAGGACAGTGTGTTCGACTCGCTCGAGGACGTGTATGAGCAGGTGAGGGCGTTTGCCAGCATCCTCAAGGACCCCTCGAGGACCACCATCAGGTTCGTGCTCAATCCAGAGAAGATGGTGATCAAGGAGACCCACAGGTTCTACTCATACCTCTCCCTCTACGGGCTCACGGTGGATGCCGCCATAGTGAACAGGGTGATTCCCCCAGAGGAGGCAAGAGAGGGGTACTTTTCCAAATGGGTGAGGCTGCAGCAGGAGTATCTAAGGCTGATAGAGGAGTCGTTTTCGCCCCTTCCCATCTTCAAGGTCAAGCTGTTTGAGAGGGAGATGGTGGGCATCGAGATGCTGAAAAGGCTGGCAGGAGAGCTGTACGGCGATGTGGACCCCACGGGGGTGCTGCACACCGAGCCCCAGTTTACAGTATCCTCATCCGATGGGACGTACACGCTGAGAATGCACCTCCCCTTTGTCACCAAGGAGAGGGTGGAGCTCTTTCAGAGGGGCGAAGAGCTCGTGGTGGTCGTGGGTACATACAAGCGAATAATCGCCCTTCCGACCACGCTGGCGGGCAGACGTGCCACAAAGAGCACCCTCAAGGATGGAATACTCGATATAACGTTTGTGGAGGGATGA